From the genome of Candidatus Caldatribacterium sp.:
TCCCTACGGTAGGGCACCGCTTTTCCGAAACAAGACTATCGTTGTGGCTGTTGCCGGGAAGAGGGTGAAGGAACCTTGCCTTTCGTGTTCTTTTGAGGTTCCTCTTGAGGCAGAACTTGCTGTTCTCCATGAGATTTCTGCTCTCTCTATTCCTGAGTCACGCAATCGGTTCTTTCGGGAAATCGTGGAAGGGGCGGTTCGTCTCTTTGGGGCACAGCGTATGGCCCTTCTTTTGAAGAAGAATGGAAACTTTGAGCCTAAGGCCTTGTGGGGTTTCTCTTCGGCAGAGGAAGTGGGAGAAGCGATCCAGTATTCGGGGGAAAATCAATGGTCCTTCTCTATAAATGTAGGACCTGCGACTGTTCTTCTCTTTCTCGAGGCCCCCTTTCCCCTTACCCGAAGGGAACGTCGTCTGTACGTGCTCTTTGCCCGAAAGATTGAAGAAATTCTTCGCCTTATGGAGTATTTTGAGGAAAAAGAGCAGCGCATTCAGGAACTCGAGCACCTCTCTTTAACGGATGAACTCACCGGCCTCTACAATCGACGAGGGTTTCTGGTTCTTGCCGAGCATGCCCTCCTTGAGGCCCAACGGGAGGGGAAAGAGGCGGGGGTTCTCTTCATCGATCTCGATAACCTCAAGTGGATTAACGATCGGTTCGGCCATGAGGAAGGGGACAGGGTTCTCCGGGAGTTCAGCGAGATAATTCGAAAGGTCTTCCGCAGGTCAGACATCATCGCCCGCATTGGAGGGGACGAGTTTGTGGTCTTTCTGAAGGGCATGAGGAACTCGGACCTCCGAAAGATTCTTACCCGTCTTGAGAATCTTGTGGAGGAATGGAACAAGAATACCTCGCGTCCTTATCGTCTTTCCTTCAGCGCAGGATGGGCTCCCTCGTTCCCTTCGCATTCAGAAAGAATCCAGAAGCTCCTTTCTTCTGCCGATGCCCGAATGTACCTGGAAAAACGCAGGAAGAAGGGGGAAAGGAATTCCCTTACCCCCTGAAAAGGGTT
Proteins encoded in this window:
- a CDS encoding GGDEF domain-containing protein, with amino-acid sequence PYGRAPLFRNKTIVVAVAGKRVKEPCLSCSFEVPLEAELAVLHEISALSIPESRNRFFREIVEGAVRLFGAQRMALLLKKNGNFEPKALWGFSSAEEVGEAIQYSGENQWSFSINVGPATVLLFLEAPFPLTRRERRLYVLFARKIEEILRLMEYFEEKEQRIQELEHLSLTDELTGLYNRRGFLVLAEHALLEAQREGKEAGVLFIDLDNLKWINDRFGHEEGDRVLREFSEIIRKVFRRSDIIARIGGDEFVVFLKGMRNSDLRKILTRLENLVEEWNKNTSRPYRLSFSAGWAPSFPSHSERIQKLLSSADARMYLEKRRKKGERNSLTP